The genomic stretch CAGGGCAAGATCACGAACTGGAACCAGATCGATCCTTCATGGCCGAGTGAGCCGCTGACTCTTTTCGGCCCAGGCGCCGATTCCGGTACCTTCGACTATTTCACCGAAGCCATAGTCGGCAAATCGAAGGCCAGCCGCGGCGACTTTACCGCGAGTGAAGACGACAACGTCCTGGTGCAAGGCGTGTCGCGCGACAAGGGGGCGCTCGGCTATTTTGGTTTTGCTTATTACGTTGAAAACCAGAAAAAGCTGAATGCGGTTGCGATCGATAACGGCAAAGGCAAACCCGTGCTGCCATCGGCGGAAGCTGTCGAGAACGGCACTTACGTACCGTTGTCGCGCCCGATATTCATTTACGTGAGCGAGAAATCGCTGGCCAAGC from Burkholderiales bacterium encodes the following:
- a CDS encoding substrate-binding domain-containing protein, producing QGKITNWNQIDPSWPSEPLTLFGPGADSGTFDYFTEAIVGKSKASRGDFTASEDDNVLVQGVSRDKGALGYFGFAYYVENQKKLNAVAIDNGKGKPVLPSAEAVENGTYVPLSRPIFIYVSEKSLAKPEIKEFVQYYLLNAPKLVAEVQYVPLPQAAYKTAMQHLEQKKFGTVFGGEADVGVKIDELLKREAKL